The bacterium sequence AGAGAAAGAACAGAGTTTGTAGTCGAGGAGGCATTGTGGCTCAACAAGTTTCACTGGTTATGGCCTTTTTTGCCGGGCTTTTAACATTTCTTTCTCCCTGCGTTTTACCACTGATACCTGCTTACATTTCTTTTATTACTGGGGTGTCTATCGATGATTTAGTTAGTAGTGGAGAAGAGAAGAGTAAAATGACCAAGAGAATTTTTTTAGAAATGGTTTTATTCATTTCTGGCTTCTCTTTAGTTTTCATCTTACTGGGAGCTTCCGCTTCCTACTTTGGAAAATTTGTGCTCTCGCACTTGAATATTTTGAGAATTGTCGGTGGAGTTTTGGTCATCGTGTTTGGTTTGTATATTTCCGGGTTATTTAGCATAAGTTTTTTGGGGTATGAAAGAAAAATTCATTTAAAGATGAAACCCACGAATATTTTAGGTTCTTTTATTGTGGGAATAGTTTTTGCTCTGGGCTGGACTCCCTGTGTTGGTCCTGTTTTGGGAACAATACTTACTTATGCCGCCACTCAGGAGACTGTCAGGGAAGGGGTCTTCCTTTTGGGTTCCTACTCTCTGGGATTGGGCATTCCTTTTCTCGTCTCGGGTCTGGCTGTTAACCTTTTTCTTAGGGGATTCAGGAAGATAAAGAAATACTCAAGGCTAATATCAGTAGTAACTGGAGGACTGCTGATTCTATTTGGAATTCTGATTTTAACCGGCAAATTCCAATTCATAATGTAATTCACATAAGGGGGAAAGATGGAAATTGTTCTGAACGATGAAAATTTCAAGGAGGAAGTTCTGGATTCAAAAGTGCCTGTCCTGGTAGATTTCTGGGCTGAATGGTGCGCACCCTGTTTAATGGTTGCCCCAGCTATCGAAGAGATTTCCCGGAAGTATGCAGGTCGCCTGAAAGTGGGAAAACTTAACGTAGACGAAAATCCTCTCACCAGTGCAAAATATGGAATTCAAAGCATTCCCACTTTCATAATCTTCAAGA is a genomic window containing:
- the trxA gene encoding thioredoxin — protein: MEIVLNDENFKEEVLDSKVPVLVDFWAEWCAPCLMVAPAIEEISRKYAGRLKVGKLNVDENPLTSAKYGIQSIPTFIIFKNGKVLGQTAGAMPREGLEAKIGEILDE
- a CDS encoding cytochrome c biogenesis protein CcdA, producing MAQQVSLVMAFFAGLLTFLSPCVLPLIPAYISFITGVSIDDLVSSGEEKSKMTKRIFLEMVLFISGFSLVFILLGASASYFGKFVLSHLNILRIVGGVLVIVFGLYISGLFSISFLGYERKIHLKMKPTNILGSFIVGIVFALGWTPCVGPVLGTILTYAATQETVREGVFLLGSYSLGLGIPFLVSGLAVNLFLRGFRKIKKYSRLISVVTGGLLILFGILILTGKFQFIM